One genomic segment of Besnoitia besnoiti strain Bb-Ger1 chromosome VII, whole genome shotgun sequence includes these proteins:
- a CDS encoding hypothetical protein (encoded by transcript BESB_078460), with protein MYLMPVRPKAPVTDREPTCSLVCRHETVRLTGKLFHALLVFLLVSHVSSPIPAVATVSHPGYHLQHGPRLGRPQIYDAALGLDELQARPIDASRDRMSSLPPHFLHSHSPTYPAEILRRSEYPLSPPFVRAPAPKTVRARLPGKAEFASLTTGQRAQRRTTFGTRNSGSSGAREELVQRGVSETPLERTPRGDGERGGSRLTGLEDSAHTTLQPLSGMSYTELGSMSTTERHDATTDYSDAPLKQQASHGATATTDYAATSLFKGHTPSELLSLLHASAQTQLTQFFSTSVAPFTRAIADTCLSTTAVIAFIVLIVYLYFMVRVFTLCRALAPRSTPDTRKCSPPSLSCHHNPKASEATKKETLLSVDGTFEPEWFLRGWHGAALTALSGFGEPWEHVIAKATTARKGKQTLQAAEHLPLGELSDFPTPAASGKEKRATGIRGVDTHTPGHVNLFRGRDSIHSTRGNDFCCEANTAARHSHRLRLLPIHSGAAEARESFPCGSLPQQQELPCSYTTHYPAKPLNTPAVDPCEEEPAFQLAAAYMQDRAFRWWAAYFAASSGFIFLVFLAALESEQHLLSSAFQSLCGIPLQLPPWWGVIAAVQWLTATCLLYGILSDYAYATNGAFQSRHKVRLHLAVGVLSLIFLSLIFARGSSYPADCLVWQGSAPPLATVAGAPASEGPSPSRQSPGGPHLRPISPNRKDVAPPLFGSHLASEAGTVLDPYTHGRATQQPSARGHYPRGGEPAGCASSARFSAYWLGLSVACYLFLRLLCLGLVLSLASNEDTFLQKRDSEATVSFSWMVAGVSFALVDLFPFPLLALLSGGPLAHWFPLRGVDILLCTQCLYSWFFFRHVQRELFYATHSSVTRAIRKIQETFQLRTFN; from the exons ATGTACCTCATGCCAGTTCGACCAAAGGCCCCCGTGACCGACCGGGAGCCTACGTGCTCCTTAGTTTGTCGCCACGAGACTGTAAGACTCACCGGGAAACTCTTTCATGCTCTGCTCGTGTTTCTTCTCGTTTCTCACGTCTCGAGTCCGATCCCGGCCGTTGCAACCGTGTCACACCCTGGTTACCATCTGCAACACGGCCCGCGCCTCGGGCGGCCTCAAATATACGACGCGGCTCTCGGCCTTGATGAGTTGCAGGCTCGTCCGATTGATGCCTCACGTGACCGGATGAGTTCCCTTCCTCCGCATTTCTTGCATTCTCATTCACCCACATATCCCGCGGAGATCCTGCGTCGATCCGAATATCCGTTGTCTCCTCCCTTCgtgcgagcgccggcgcccaaGACGGTCCGGGCTCGGCTTCCCGGGAAAGCGGAATTTGCGTCTCTAACTACTGGGCAACGAGCACAGAGGAGAACGACATTCGGGACGCGCAACAGTGGCAGCTCAGGAGCCAGGGAAGAGTTGGTGCAGCGCGGCGTGAGTGAAACGCCTTTGGagcggacgccgcggggggatggcgaacgcggaggaagccgacTTACCGGACTTGAGGACTCCGCACACACGACTCTGCAGCCGTTGTCTGGGATGTCCTACACTGAGCTGGGCTCGATGAGCACGACTGAGCGACATGATGCTACGACTGATTACTCTGACGCCCCCCTCAAGCAGCAGGCGTCGCATGGCGCCACTGCCACAACAGACTATGCAGCAACGTCTCTTTTCAAGGGCCACACGCCAAGCGAGCTTCTCTCTTTGTTACATGCGTCAGCACAGACTCAGCTCACCCAGTTTTTCTCCACATCCGTGGCGCCGTTTACGAGGGCGATCGCCGATACGTGCCTGTCCACAACTGCCGTCATTGCTTTCATCGTGCTGATTGTGTACCTGTATTTCATGGTGCGGGTCTTTACACTCTGCCGGGCTTTAGCGCCGCGCTCAACACCGGACACTCGCAAATGCTCCCCTCCTTCTCTGAGTTGTCACCACAACCCGAAGGCCAGTGAAGCTACCAAGAAGGAAACACTGTTGTCTGTTGATGGGACATTTGAACCGGAGTGGTTTTTGAGGGGTTGGCACGGCGCAGCGCTGACAGCTTTGAGCGGTTTTGGCGAGCCGTGGGAACATGTTATTGCGAAGGCAACGACTGCCCGGAAAGGAAAACAAACGCTACAGGCAGCTGAACATCTGCCTCTGGGAGAGCTGTCCGACTTTCCAACTCCTGCAGCAAGTGGAAAAGAGAAACGAGCCACAGGTATCCGCGGTGTGGACACACACACTCCCGGACATGTCAATCTTTTTAGAGGGAGGGATAGTATCCACTCAACGCGTGGAAATGATTTTTGCTGTGAGGCGAATACAGCTGCGCGGCACAGCCATCGGTTGCGACTGTTGCCAATCCATTCGGGCGCTGCCGAAGCTCGTGAATCCTTTCCGTGTGGCTCCTTGCCACAGCAACAGGAACTCCCGTGTTCTTACACCACTCACTATCCGGCAAAGCCCCTGAATACTCCGGCGGTTGATCCTTGTGAGGAAGAACCCGCGTTccagctcgcggcggcctaCATGCAAGACCGAGCGTTCAGGTGGTGGGCCGCCTACTTTGCGGCCTCTTCTGGATTCATTTTCCTCGTTTTTCTAGCGGCCTTGGAGTCCGAACAGCATCTGTTGTCCAGTGCGTTCCAATCGCTCTGCGGAATTCCGCTGCAGCTCCCGCCCTGGTGGGGGGTCATCGCAGCCGTGCAGTGGCTTACTGCGACCTGTCTACTCTACGGCATTTTGAGCGATTATGCCTACGCAACCAACGGGGCGTTCCAGAGCAGGCACAAAGTCCGCCTCCACTTGGCAGTGGGGGTCCTCTCCCTTATTTTTCTCTCGCTCATCTTCGCCCGTGGATCTTCCTACCCAGCGGACTGCCTCGTTTGGCaaggctctgcgccgccgcttgcgaccgtggcgggcgcgcccgctTCGGAAGGGCCGTCGCCCTCACGCCAGTCTCCCGGTGGACCGCATCTGCGGCCGATTTCGCCGAACAGAAAGGATGTAGCGCCACCCCTGTTCGGCTCCCACCTTGCGTCTGAAGCCGGAACGGTCTTGGATCCCTACACCCACGGCCGAGCGACACAACagccgtctgcgcgcggaCACTAtcctcgaggaggcgagccggcTGGTTGTGCGTCCTCCGCTAGATTCTCGGCGTACTGGCTCGGCCTTTCTGTCGCCTGCTACCTCTTCTTACGGCTTCTTTGTCTGGGTCTGGTGCTATCTCTCGCGTCCAACGAAGACACATTCCTGCAGAAAAGAGACTCCGAAGCAACTGTGTCTTTCTCTTGGATG GTTGCGGGAGTCTCTTTCGCACTAGTCGACCTGTTTCCGTTcccgctgctcgcgctgctgtccGGCGGGCCGCTGGCTCACTGGTTTCCGCTGCGAGGCGTGGACATTCTCCTGTGCACTCAGTGCCTATACAGTTGGTTTTTCTTCAGACACGTCCAACGGGAGCTTTTCTACGCGACCCACTCTTCCGTCACACGAGCTATCCGCAAGATCCAGGAGACCTTCCAGCTCAGGACGTTCAACTAA
- a CDS encoding transporter, major facilitator family protein (encoded by transcript BESB_078440) — protein sequence MRSPPAAELASGAPLLGSQQNGEEGASTEKERALSSQKIERFTCENLFWCPETGYHPGGRRAVLSTYIYAAVHGATDQLLPASFKSLERDLRLSPVELGTASSCARIAHAVACPLWGLAVDCCGRRRMFSSTALGWGLTSALFFFIWMPWQVMPLMCFTGLFMAAMGPLSQKVLADEVPTESRGSSFGTMHFFQSLGRIVSLQAATSVSGLFILGAEGWRYAFATCGLVSVLLAISLGLSVPDSTEQVKLQQSRGIKWFSPKELLYVMWNGSFWSMLLVGILNGIPRSALNFCTMWFQYCGLTDWWSSFIVSASWMAAMFVAPFVGCMGDYASRLSPDHGRPLVAQVSLLLRSGLMAVMLTCVPLRASSFWIFLVLAVLIGFLAGWPGVGVNRPILSEIVKPQHRATVFALVSTCEGVGAALLGAPLVGFLSQQVFGYIKVDHSHKLVELSELQREGNARALSMAMLCMTTGPWIANMLVYCILHKTYKKDRHVQTLSQGASLQSSPPSAADTNNRDSGHYA from the exons ATGAGATCTCCACCTGCTGCCGAGCTTGCCTCTGGTGCTCCCCTTCTTGGTAGCCAGCAAAatggcgaagaaggagccTCCACCGAAAAAGAGCGAGCGCTTTCCTCGCAGAAGATAGAGCGGTTCACATGCGAGAACTTGTTCTGGTGCCCGGAAACCGGATACCACCCAGGTGGACGCAGAGCAGTCTTGTCTACTTACATCTACGCTGCAGTACATGGCGCCACAGATCAATTGCTTCCAGCAAGCTTCAAGTCTCTGGAGAGAGACCTGCGGCTATCGCCCGTGGAACTGGGGACAGCATCTTCATGCGCTCGTATAGCACATGCGGTCGCCTGCCCGTTATGGGGCTTGGCAGTTGATTGCTGTGGACGCCGCAGGATGTTCTCGTCCACCGCTCTCGGGTGGGGACTTACCAGTGCCTTGTTTTTTTTCATCTGGATGCCATGGCAAGTGATGCCACTCATGTGCTTCACTGGCCTATTTATGGCAGCAATGGGACCTCTTTCCCAAAAGGTCCTGGCTGACGAAGTGCCCACGGAGAGCCGTGGATCCAGTTTCGGGACCATGCACTTCTTCCAGTCCTTGGGTCGCATTGTCTCGCTTCAAGCCGCGACATCCGTCTCCGGCCTGTTCATTCTGGGTGCTGAAGGATGGAGATACGCTTTCGCCACTTGTGGACTGGTCTCGGTATTGCTCGCGATCTCCTTAGGGCTAAGCGTACCAGACTCCACGGAACAAGTAAAACTCCAACAGTCTCGTGGCATAAAGTGGTTCTCGCCCAAGGAGCTTTTGTACGTCATGTGGAACGGAAGCTTCTGGTCGATGCTTCTTGTG GGGATACTGAACGGGATACCCCGGTCTGCTTTAAACTTCTGCACGATGTGGTTCCAGTACTGCGGCCTCACGGACTGGTGGTCGTCGTTCATTGTATCGGCGAGTTGGATGGCCGCTATGTTTGTTGCACCTTTTGTCGGGTGCATGGGCGATTATGCGTCACGCCTCTCTCCTGACCATGGACGACCCCTCGTGGCACAGGtttcccttcttcttcgaTCCGGGTTGATGGCGGTCATGCTGACCTGTGTGCCCCTGCGCGCATCGTCTTTCTGGATCTTCCTGGTATTGGCAGTCTTAATCGGTTTTCTTGCCGGATGGCCAGGCGTCGGTGTCAATAGGCCAATACTCTCGGAAATAGTCAAGCCCCAGCACCGCGCGACGGTATTCGCCCTG GTGTCAACATGCGAAGGGGTCGGAGCGGCACTTCTTGGCGCCCCTCTGGTTGGCTTTCTAAGTCAGCAGGTCTTCGGATACATAAAAGTGGATCATTCGCATAAGCTCGTCGAGCTGTcagagctgcagcgagaaGGGAACGCAAGAGCGTTGTCGATGGCAATGCTCTGCATGACAACAGGACCGTGGATTGCGAACATGTTGGTCTACTGCATTCTTCATAAGACCTACAAAAAGGATAGGCACGTACAGACTCTCTCTCAGG GTGCTTCGCTGCAGAGCAGTCCGCCATCCGCAGCGGACACTAACAATCGGGATTCAGGCCACTATGCCTAA
- a CDS encoding ATP-dependent DNA helicase, RecQ family protein (encoded by transcript BESB_078430): MAAAGSALRRRSDCIILVDDDGEAEQLRSTEVKRPATQFAGDAHKGGKSSAGEENLSEKGASGCDAVASVKQRLQDIQQRLEEVESHIAILEAERVQLREEEADLVAQLKSSSTQGRALDDVELDEQNTRQTDWSSRDFPWTRAMEDAALRFFGIDSFRFNQREVMNVILSAHDALLIMPTGGGKSLCFQLPALIQGTSSRLTLIVSPLLSLMADQVAALRALRLQAFYLATTSSKEENEEVKRVLKRLEEKRTDSPSAEGRKGKTPAPLSPLSSHEPGAVFLYVTPERIAKSKRLMSQLEKIYAAKNLALLVVDEAHCASQWGHSFRQDYRQLILLKTQFPLVPLLALTATATPPVVEDIKKMLHIPRSRVFRSHTNRANLFYHVVHKPKTSEEQFCLIAGFINTFKGQSGILYCLSRKEAETLCVALKRDFRIPCAFYHGDLDASSRLEIHRQWSSGAVSVVVATVAFGMGINKADVRFVVHHSLPKSLDNYYQETGRAGRDGQPAHCLLLYRPSDIARQSVMVYWEPSGLRLLYEMVCFCTGLAPLGGGSWRGGSCRREAISDHFGDPHVPCERMCDRCAAESVAGAEETGASAHDAEVSRQMTKKRRTAGSLSIRQVAEKVDVEALQEAVRLLLVVLKEADGKKEKTDVAKMTLLQLQTEWKKKLKRKDFGLPAVPADADALQAILVNLVCLDYLTETFAHTPYSTNSYLQLSSKARRCLSELEYRRPEDVLRGIDARILGGSPAFLNRWTDCGPVTWSSVQQAQHLNSKGRKGGGGDSEDACCVSASGKTEFLAGRARVIRGALERVAKTLAHQNGVYASCVLGNSEIKKLCLHLCCKGPDAKGETPGDACEGDSEGNGVRLDVRSKRKTATWASVLQTAASRPAVTLAPPSVMLGQALVPRKVELYGDVITRSCIEAFQRCSNSSSGQTSAEE, encoded by the exons ATGGCAGCTGCTGGCTCTGCACTACGACGCAGGTCTGACTGTATTATTCTCGTCGATGACGATGGCGAAGCAGAGCAGCTACGGAGTACTGAAGTCAAGCGCCCAGCGACGCAGTTTGCAGGGGATGCACATAAAGGGGGAAAGTCTTCTGCAGGTGAGGAAAACCTTTCTGAAAAGGGTGCATCAGGATGCGACGCAGTCGCATCCGTTAAACAGCGACTGCAAGATATTCAGCAGAGGCTGGAAGAGGTGGAGTCTCATATCGCCATTCTGGAGGCGGAGCGTGTGCAATtgagggaagaagaagctgatCTTGTGGCTCAGCTCAAAAGCAGCAGCACGCAGGGGCGCGCGCTTGACGACGTCGAACTCGATGAGCAAAACACCCGACAGACGGACTGGTCTTCGAGAGACTTCCCTTGGACGCGCGCAATGGAAGATGCAGCGCTCCGGTTTTTCGGGATCGACAGCTTCCGCTTTAATCAACGAGAAGTGATGAATGTGATTCTCTCTGCCCATGACGCGCTACTCATCATGCCCACGGGTGGAGGCAAGAGTCTGTGCTTCCAGCTCCCTGCCTTGATTCAAGGCACCTCGAGCCGGCTTACGCTCATTGTCTCTCCCTTGCTTTCCCTCATGGCGGATCAg GTTGCAGCCCTGcgagcgctgcgtctccaAGCCTTTTACCTTGCCACCACCAGCTCGAAggaagagaacgaagaggTGAAAAGGGTGCTAAAGAGGCTGGAGGAAAAGCGGACGGACAGCCCGTCAGCCGAGGGACGAAAAGGGAAAACCCCTGCTCCACTCTCACCGTTGTCCTCTCACGAGCCTGGAGCGGTATTTCTGTACGTGACTCCGGAGCGAATCGCAAAGAGCAAGAGACTCATGTCCCAGCTGGAAAAGATCTACGCCGCAAAGAATCTTGCGCTGCTTGTCGTTGACGAGGCCCACTGCGCTTCTCAA TGGGGCCACTCTTTTAGGCAGGATTACCGACAGCTGATCTTGCTAAAAACACAGTTCCCCCTCGTGCCTCTCTTGGCCCTCACGGCGACTGCGACCCCTCCGGTTGTCGAGGACATTAAAAAGATGCTGCACATCCCGCGCAGCCGGGTGTTCCGGTCGCATACGAACCGGGCAAATCTGTTTTATCACGTCGTCCACAAGCCGAAAACGAGCGAGGAGCAGTTCTGCCTGATTGCCGGCTTTATCAACACCTTCAAGGGGCAGTCAGGCATTCTCTACTGCCTTTCGAGGAAGGAGGCCGAGACTCTTTGCGTGGCGCTAAAGCGTGACTTCCGCATCCCGTGCGCATTCTACCACGGTGACTTAGATGCAAGCAGCCGTCTCGAG ATACACAGGCAGTGGTCATCAGGCGCTGTGTCTGTCGTCGTGGCGACCGTCGCATTCGGCATGGGCATCAACAAAGCAGATGTGCGGTTCGTCGTGCATCACTCTTTACCCAAGTCGCTGGATAACTACTACCAAGAAAccggccgcgcagggcgcgatGGACAGCCAGCCCACTGTCTGCTTCTCTATCGGCCGTCGGACATTGCACGGCAGTCCGTGATGGTGTACTGGGAGCCGTCTGGGTTGCGGCTTCTGTACGAAATGGTGTGCTTTTGCACGGGGCTAGCGCCACTCGGTGGCGGTTCGTGGCGCGGTGGAAGCTGCCGAAGAGAGGCCATTTCAGATCACTTCGGAGATCCACACGTTCCATGCGAACGCATGTGCGACCGGTGTGCCGCGGAGTCTGtggcaggcgcagaagaaacggGCGCATCTGCACATGACGCGGAGGTCTCGAGACAGATGACCAAGAAACGGCGGACGGCGGGAAGCCTATCTATCCGCCAGGTAGCTGAGAAAGTGGACGTGGAGGCTTTACAGGAAGCCGTGCGGCTACTTCTTGTTGTGCTCAAAGAGGCTGAcggaaaaaaggaaaaaaccGATGTTGCGAAGATGACGCTGCTGCAGTTGCAGACAGAatggaagaagaagctgaagcGCAAGGACTTTGGATTGCCTGCGGTTCctgcggacgccgacgcTCTCCAAGCCATCCTCGTGAacctcgtctgcctcgacTATCTTACGGAGACATTTGCTCACACGCCCTATAGCACGAACTCCTATCTGCAACTTAGTTCCAAGGCGCGGCGGTGTCTTAGCGAATTAGAGTATCGTCGTCCCGAGGATGTTCTGCGCGGGATTGATGCGCGAATCCTCGGTGGAAGTCCCGCCTTTTTGAACAGGTGGACTGACTGCGGCCCTGTCACGTGGTCGAGTGTCCAACAGGCCCAGCATTTGAACTCGAAGGGGCGAAAAGGGGgtggcggcgacagcgaagacgcgtgCTGTGTTTCTGCATCGGGCAAGACGGAGTTTCTTGCGGGCCGCGCACGAGTCATACGAGGCGCTCTCGAGCGAGTCGCCAAGACCCTGGCGCACCAGAACGGCGTGTACGCATCGTGCGTTCTCGGAAATAGCGAGATCAAAAAGCTGTGTCTTCATCTGTGTTGCAAGGGGCCTGACGCAAAAGGTGAGACGCCGGGGGATGCATgtgaaggcgacagcgagggaaACGGTGTTCGGCTGGACGTCCGCAGCAAGCGCAAAACTGCAACCTGGGCGTCTGtgctgcagacggcggctTCCAGACCCGCCGTCAccctggcgccgccgagtgTCATGCTCGGGCAGGCACTTGTGCCCAGAAAAGTTGAGCTATATGGCGACGTAATTACCCGCTCTTGTATTGAAGCTTTTCAGCGGTGCTCGAACTCCTCTTCTGGTCAAACGTCTGCTGAGGAGTAG
- a CDS encoding putative Rab geranylgeranyl transferase type II beta subunit (encoded by transcript BESB_078450), which translates to MEAVQNQEGPEAKAAADAASATHGERPSNPRASTLQTSFASRYVFHQSLHERYLLHLNDDPFSLESFMTQHLKMGGAYWALTALWLLGKGSGAVTSADAEEAETKIPASTSESIFLKREEDLCKWIMSCQHASGGFAQGPGQDPHITSTHYALLLLVGMNKLHLVDKDRVASWVRRLRTSAGGFMGDECGECDTRFAYCGVASLTLLERLDRTVAKETMLYVLKCKNSDGGFGWIPGGESHAASVFCCLAALALCEGLGCVDKEQLAVWLIDRQVEGGGFNGRPEKAPDVCYSFWILASLCIIGYLDWVDTEGLTEFILQAQDDEEGGIADRPGDVSDVFHTYFGIAALSLMQTVPGIGKVHPVLSLPCDVVQRAGLPLCVVWE; encoded by the coding sequence ATGGAGGCTGTGCAGAATCAAGAAGGGCCTGAGGCCAAAgctgccgcggacgcggccaGTGCCACGCATGGAGAGCGGCCTAGTAACCCGCGTGCCTCAACTCTTCAAACGAGTTTTGCCAGTCGCTATGTCTTCCACCAGTCGTTGCATGAGAGGTATCTGCTCCATCTGAACGATGATCCCTTTTCTCTAGAGTCTTTCATGACGCAGCACTTAAAGATGGGAGGTGCCTACTGGGCCCTAACTGCCTTATGGCTTCTAGGTAAAGGAAGCGGCGCCGTAACGTCGGCTgacgccgaggaagcggagacgaagatTCCGGCTTCCACCAGCGAATCGATATTTCTAAAACGCGAGGAAGATCTTTGCAAGTGGATCATGTCCTGTCAGCATGCATCTGGAGGTTTCGCGCAAGGTCCCGGGCAAGATCCGCACATCACCAGCACGCATTATGCGCTCTTGCTTCTTGTGGGCATGAACAAACTCCACCTCGTTGACAAAGATCGAGTGGCATCGTGGGTCAGAAGACTCAGAACTTCAGCGGGCGGGTTCATGGGAGACGAGTGTGGAGAGTGCGACACACGATTCGCTTATTGTGGAGTCGCGTCTCTGACTCTTCTGGAGAGACTCGACCGGACAGTAGCGAAGGAGACGATGCTGTATGTGTTGAAATGCAAAAACTCGGATGGAGGTTTCGGGTGGATTCCTGGTGGAGAATCGCATGCAGCATCTGTTTTTTGCTGTCTGGCCGCTCTGGCCCTGTGTGAAGGCCTCGGATGTGTCGATAAGGAGCAGCTCGCCGTGTGGCTCATCGACAGACAAGTCGAGGGTGGCGGTTTCAATGGACGGCCAGAAAAAGCCCCAGATGTGTGTTACTCCTTCTGGATTCTTGCCTCTCTATGTATCATTGGTTACTTAGACTGGGTGGATACTGAGGGACTAACCGAATTCATCCTCCAGGCGCAGGATGACGAAGAAGGTGGCATAGCAGATAGACCAGGAGACGTCAGTGACGTGTTCCACACCTATTTTGGGATCGCAGCCCTGAGTCTCATGCAGACAGTTCCGGGCATTGGAAAAGTCCATCCTGTCTTATCTCTACCCTGTGACGTCGTACAGCGGGCTGGCCTGCCGCTGTGTGTGGTCTGGGAGTAG